A region from the Canis aureus isolate CA01 chromosome 10, VMU_Caureus_v.1.0, whole genome shotgun sequence genome encodes:
- the UBE2B gene encoding ubiquitin-conjugating enzyme E2 B encodes MSTPARRRLMRDFKRLQEDPPVGVSGAPSENNIMQWNAVIFGPEGTPFEDGTFKLVIEFSEEYPNKPPTVRFLSKMFHPNVYADGSICLDILQNRWSPTYDVSSILTSIQSLLDEPNPNSPANSQAAQLYQENKREYEKRVSAIVEQSWNDS; translated from the exons ATGTCGACTCCGGCCCGGAGGAGGCTCATGCGGGATTTCAAGCG ATTGCAAGAGGACCCACCTGTGGGTGTCAGTGGCGCACCATCTGAAAACAACATTATGCAGTGGAATGCAGTTATATTTGG ACCAGAAGGGACACCCTTTGAAGATG GTACTTTTAAACTAGTAATAGAATTTTCTGAAGAGTATCCAAATAAACCACCAACTGTTAGGTTTTTATCCAAAATGTTTCATCCAAATG TGTATGCTGATGGTAGCATATGTTTAGATATCCTTCAGAATCGATGGAGTCCAACATATGATGTATCTTCTATCTTAACATCAATTCAG tcTCTGCTGGATGAACCGAATCCAAACAGTCCAGCCAATAGCCAGGCAGCACAGCTTTATCAGGAAAACAAACGAGAATATGAGAAAAGAGTTTCGGCCATTGTTGAACAAAGCTGGAATGATTCATAA